The DNA segment CCCCAGCAGAGGTAGAATCAGCCGCTATGGAATGGAGGAGTACATAGCAAGGGGTGTTGTTCTTCTGGACTTCGTGGAAAAAGAGGTCGAACTGAAGCGCTATCTCCTCATCAGAAAAATGCGCGAAACCAAGCACTCAATGAAGAAGTATCCCTTCGAAATTAACGAGGAAGGCATCGTTGTCTACCCGAGCGGCGAGGTCTACTGACATCTTTTCTTTATTCCCGCCCGTTATGGGTAAACTTTTTAAGTCCCGGTTCTTACCATTAATCATGGTCACAGACAGAGAACTTAAAATTGTCCTTTTAATTGGTTCGGTAGTGGTTTTGATTATGATGGCCACCATAGATGCCGCCCCCAGAGATCTCGATGAGTTTACCGGGGTCTGTGTGTATTCATCGGATTCCTTCTCCATCCTGAGCAACGGCAGTACTTCCGTTGGGGTGTACTCATCCCTGCAGGAGGGCGTGGTCTACCGGGTGGAGGGGAGGATGTACAACACGAGCTCTGGTTTGAGAATCAGGCACGTACGGATAGAGCGGGCGGAGGCCACTTTTCCGTTATCAGCCGTAAAAGGGGCCTACTGGGTATCCTCCGGCTACTACATATTAACCCCGGATCGGGTGAGACTGGCCTTACCATTGTCCGCTGAGAAGGGTGAGCTCGTTGAGGTGGATGGAATATGGTATCGAAACGGGTTCTATCCCGTAAGGCACCGGGTTTTAGGTTTTCCGGAAGAGCCCAGAGACGGCATGCCCTGGCGGATTGACGGAACGGTCATTTACGGCGGTACTAAAGCCGTAATCTGGAACGGAAGTGAGGAGATAGTCCTCTATCTCCCCTACGGAACGAAAGTCGAGGCTGGAAGGCGCGTTAGGGTGGTGGGCATAGTCAGGTTCTACTCAAGGCTTTCCCTTATTGTTGACTCGCCGGATGATATATCCTTCGTGGGATACGGTGAGAAGGTTCCCGTTTCTGAGGCGTCCGTTGGCGATATTGCCTTTGGAAACTGTACCGTGGTTGGTGCCGGCCGTTCTCTCAAGCTCAACTGCACAGAACTGAAGCTCCGCAACTTCAAGGCGAGAGTAGGCGATAGGATTTACTTCGAAGCCGTCAGGAGGAGGTCTTCGCTCTACTGTATTGATTGTCGCGTCATTGAGAGCAGAGAGGAGATTCCTAATGGAATATGCTCGTTCTCCTCGGGAGAGCTTGCCAGAGTATTCGGACGTGTAAAGTGGGTCAGAGTGTATAAAAACGGCTTCGGACTGGCGAACGTTACAGATGGCAATTGCTGGGTTCTTATTAAACTCAGAAAGTCCCTCAACGTTTCCCTAAAGGTTAACCAGACCGTTACCGCCTATGGGTTCTTCACAACCTACAGGGGCATGCCCGCCTTTGAAGTCCCGTCGGGTGATGACCTTTGCTCGGGGAGATGCTGAAGGGGATTATTGCGGGAACCATCAGCGGTACCCTCCCTGGAATCCATGTGAACACGCTGGGGGCGTTTCTGGCGGGGATCGGTGCAGGCGATAACCTGTTGCTGTTCTCGATGGGTTTAACACACACTTTTCTTGATGTTATCCCATCAGCCTTTCTCGGTGTTCCCGACGAGGGGACGGCCCTTGGGATTCTTCCTGCACACAGGCTCGTTATTCGTGGAAAGGCAATGGAGGTCGTCAGAATAGCGCTGTGGGCGAGCTTCCTTGCGGTGCTCATGGCGATACCGCTCTCTCTGGTCTATCCCATCCTGGCCCGGCTGTACGCTCCGCGGATCGGAAGGGTGGCCGTAGGGGCTCTGGCCCTTCTCTTAATCCTCACTGAGAGCGGTCTGAAGAGGCTCTATGCGGTGCTGGTGTTCCTCCTATCCGGCCTGCTCGGGATTCTGGCGTTCAGGCTTCCGCTGAAGGAGCCGTACTATCACCTCTTCACGGGGCTCTTTGGCATCCCCGTGCTGGCTGCAGCGCTTGTGGACGGGGGTGGACATGTTGTCCCGGGTAGTGGGGAAATTGAAATGGAGGCAAAGCGCTTTATCGGCTTTTCCCTTCTGGGAACGTTCCTTGGAATGGTGGCCTCGCTGATTCCAGCTTTTACAGCCTCCCAGGCTGCCCTCATAGGCTCTTTTTTCTCAAAGGACGAGCGTTCGTTCCTGGCAGTTGTATTTTCGGTCAACACGTCCAACTTTCTGTTCTCCTTCATGAACTTCCTGGAAACCGGGAGGGTGAGAAACGGCATTGTGGCACTCATGGCTCCCTCTGCCCGGGGGTTTCTGCCGTACTACGCCCTGGCGGCGGTCTTTGTTTCCCTCTTAGTTCTGAGTTATGGGGATGCTTTGGCGGGTGCTGTACTCAGAGTTCTGGCTTACGTGCCCTACAGGTTTATGAACGGTGTGGTAGTAACTCTCCTCGTGCTCCTGTCC comes from the Thermococcus thioreducens genome and includes:
- a CDS encoding tripartite tricarboxylate transporter permease; this translates as MLGEMLKGIIAGTISGTLPGIHVNTLGAFLAGIGAGDNLLLFSMGLTHTFLDVIPSAFLGVPDEGTALGILPAHRLVIRGKAMEVVRIALWASFLAVLMAIPLSLVYPILARLYAPRIGRVAVGALALLLILTESGLKRLYAVLVFLLSGLLGILAFRLPLKEPYYHLFTGLFGIPVLAAALVDGGGHVVPGSGEIEMEAKRFIGFSLLGTFLGMVASLIPAFTASQAALIGSFFSKDERSFLAVVFSVNTSNFLFSFMNFLETGRVRNGIVALMAPSARGFLPYYALAAVFVSLLVLSYGDALAGAVLRVLAYVPYRFMNGVVVTLLVLLSLHFDGLLGLLVLAGGGMVGFLAVLFGVKRTNCMGVLMLQIIIG